The genomic stretch GTCTGCCTCAAGCTCGTATTCTTCCAAGATCCTTGCGAGCTCCTGCGCGAATTGTTCCTTTGATACCTTCGTCTTCACGAACATCTTCCAGAACTCATCTGCTGACTGAAGTGCATCAAGAGCGGTCTCCAGTTGTGCTCCATTTGTGGAATGGAGCGTCTTGAACGCCGTGATCATGTGTGGGAGCAAGGCATCGGACCGTGCGAGCATCTCGACCCTCAGGTCAGGTGCGCCGACTTCCTGCGCTTTGAGCCCAACGGCAGTTGTAGATATTTCCCAGGCAACTTCCAAGATCCCTGCGAGCTCCTGCGCAAACCGTCCCTTTGAGACCGACTTCTCAATGAACACTTCCAAGAACCTCTTGGCTTTCTCCTCCACAGTCGCAAGAGCCGCAAGTTCTGTTTCGAGCGATGCTCCAATAGTGGGATGTAGCTCTTTGAATGCCGCAATCATGTGCGGCAGCATGGCGGCGGAGCGAGCGAGTTCGTGCTCGAAGGTTATCGTTGACAACTCCACACGCAGGTTGGACACAGTCGCTTCCAGTGCTTTCAAGCCCTCAGCTGTGCTCGAAGGCTGCTCGCCGATGTCGCTCGCATCCCCATCGCTGAGAATGACGACAGGCATACCGAGCCGGTCTTTGCCAAACAGTGGAATGAACGCGTTGAAGTTGATCCCATCCGCGTTCAGAACAGTCACTGCCGCCTCTTTCAGGTTGCCACCTGCAATCTTGGCCAGCACAGGGAGCAGGAGCGCCTCCGCGATCCCCTCCACCATCAAGATGCGTCTGGCGAAGAACAATTCGCCGCGTGTCGCATCAAGGAACCGCTGGAGCTTCTTCTTGATCTTGTCCTCGATCTCGACATTGCAGACCGAGACAGCGCTGATCTTACCGCCCACTTCATGCACGGATACGATCGAATCGATCGGGGCTTGGCTGGCAAGAATCGGGGAGTGGGTGCTGGCGATGACTTGGACCTCGTTGCCCTCTTGAGTGCTGGCGACCTTGGCGAGATGCCTAAGCAGGAGCATCTGCAACTGAGGGTGTAGGTGTGCTTCGGGCTCCTCAACAAGGATGGAACGGAATGAGAACTGTGCACTCCGTCGGAGCGTGCCCAATGTTGCAGAGGTGAAGATCAGGTTGTTGTAGCCGAGTCCATTGAGGGCGAACGGGAGGCCTTCGATCTCCGGCTGCAATCCCGCAATGATCCGCCGGAAGGTCGGGTCGGTGAATATCAGCTCGGTCTTCTGGGTCAGTTCACGACCTGCGATAGCTGCCATCTGTGCATTGATGTCACCCCTGGCA from Acidobacteriota bacterium encodes the following:
- a CDS encoding AAA family ATPase; this translates as KFEMQVSARVEFNETTNRCNVKMWGGETEGGSLPSNHYDRLATIYLQPLRDPERGLRPGQHSQVSRLVDCLTTEDQRAGFETIAKDANEKIRVLTPVEDARGDINAQMAAIAGRELTQKTELIFTDPTFRRIIAGLQPEIEGLPFALNGLGYNNLIFTSATLGTLRRSAQFSFRSILVEEPEAHLHPQLQMLLLRHLAKVASTQEGNEVQVIASTHSPILASQAPIDSIVSVHEVGGKISAVSVCNVEIEDKIKKKLQRFLDATRGELFFARRILMVEGIAEALLLPVLAKIAGGNLKEAAVTVLNADGINFNAFIPLFGKDRLGMPVVILSDGDASDIGEQPSSTAEGLKALEATVSNLRVELSTITFEHELARSAAMLPHMIAAFKELHPTIGASLETELAALATVEEKAKRFLEVFIEKSVSKGRFAQELAGILEVAWEISTTAVGLKAQEVGAPDLRVEMLARSDALLPHMITAFKTLHSTNGAQLETALDALQSADEFWKMFVKTKVSKEQFAQELARILEEYELEADAVPEYIRDALTHLGVLSEEADDGLD